A DNA window from Doryrhamphus excisus isolate RoL2022-K1 chromosome 2, RoL_Dexc_1.0, whole genome shotgun sequence contains the following coding sequences:
- the hwa gene encoding protein huluwa — MSDPRQSTPSNLTEGYPVTNLTLVVLLLIPAVVVLLLLNCFFLGYKLLLLSKTKRLKREDTEEFLLHRVSRRSPDVEVFPTRREYMSLSEPVLPHPVTSSRASSRERAAGAEHRIRLLRPDGATGSGSLRAPSSIRASRAGRLDLASGSRSLNKAGWRHSAPVLPMQSSDSETEVRLHLVPPNSPTEADHVVQAGMLTELSPGIVHVFDQVDMECEYINPPSERSCLNTSAVQGSGLDSDFGASAGVSLRILSADSDGLSNGVPASALEWDYYDPCYVKQNNVPKHKHHRTALHSKQYWV; from the exons ATGTCGGACCCACGTCAGAGCACCCCAAGCAACTTGACCGAAGGTTACCCGGTGACAAATCTTACCCTGGTGGTTCTCCTGCTCATCCCCGCCGTTGTCGTCCTGCTCCTCCTCAACTGCTTCTTCTTGGGCTACAAGCTGCTCCTCCTCTCCAAGACGAAGAGACTAAAGCGGGAAGACACGGAGGAGTTCCTGTTGCACAGAGTCAGCAGGAGGTCACCCGACGTGGAGGTCTTCCCTACGCGGAGGGAGTACATGTCACTGTCCGAGCCAGTGCTGCCTCACCCGGTTACCTCCTCCAGGGCTTCGTCGAGGGAGAGAGCAGCAGGAGCGGAGCACAGGATACGGCTACTGAGGCCGGATGGGGCGACAGGGTCAGGGTCCCTGAGGGCGCCGAGTAGCATCAGGGCGTCCAGGGCTGGGAGGCTGGACCTGGCTTCCGGGTCACGGAGCCTCAACAAGGCCGGGTGGCGTCACAGCGCGCCGGTGTTGCCCATGCAGTCCAGTGACTCGGAGACCGAGGTCAGGCTTCATCTGGTTCCACCCAACTCCCCCACA GAAGCGGATCATGTGGTCCAAGCCGGGATGCTGACCGAGTTGAGTCCAGGCATCGTGCATGTTTTTGACCAAGTGGACATGGAGTGCGAGTACATCAACCCCCCCTCGGAGAGATCCTGCCTCAACACATCCGCCGTGCAGGGTTCCGGCCTGGACAGCGACTTTGGTGCCAGTGCAG GTGTGTCCCTGCGGATTCTGTCAGCAGACAGTGATGGTTTGTCTAATGGCGTGCCTGCTTCGGCGTTGGAGTGGGACTATTACGACCCTTGTTACGTCAAACAAAACAACGTGCCAAAACATAAACACCACAGAACTGCCCTGCACTCCAAACAGTACTGGGTATaa
- the zgc:122979 gene encoding dnaJ homolog subfamily B member 5: protein MVLIWTQFGVKHKNVNVRCKVRVMHRGDSSGSSSSAEGTKSEPDTPCLSIKPNAGKDFYKVLGVSQESNEDEIKKAYRKMALKFHPDKNSEADAEDRFKEIAEAYEVLTDPKKRSIYDQFGEEGLKSGMSVAGQGNAFRNHFPTDPHATFSSFFHGSDHFDIYFGHDFDNEDDLFNPFRRFPFSHVGANQDGGLRRGQRRLQGKAVVHDLPVTLEEVMHGCTKHMKITRSRLNADGRSVRSEDKVLNVVVKKGWKAGTKITFPREGDETPNNTPADVTFVLRDTEHSQYKRDGSNIVYTASITLKEALCGCTVNVPTLDNRMMPLPCSDVIKPGAVRRLRGEGLPVAKSPSKRGDLVVEFQVLFPDRIPPQSREIIKHSLGQC, encoded by the exons ATGGTTCTCATCTGGACGCAGTTTGGAGTCAAGCACAAAAATGTCAACGTCAGGTGCAAAGTTCGGGTTATGCACCGGGGAGACAGCTCGGGATCGTCTTCTTCAGCG GAAGGCACCAAGTCCGAGCCAGACACACCGTGCCTGTCCATCAAGCCCAACGCAGGCAAAGACTTCTACAAAGTCTTGGGCGTGTCGCAGGAGTCCAACGAGGATGAGATCAAGAAGGCCTACAGGAAGATGGCCCTCAAGTTCCACCCGGACAAGAACAGTGAGGCCGATGCAGAGGATCGGTTCAAGGAGATCGCAGAGGCCTACGAGGTTCTTACCGACCCCAAGAAGAGAAGCATCTATGACCAGTTTGGAGAGGAAG GTCTAAAGAGCGGCATGTCAGTGGCGGGACAAGGCAACGCCTTCCGTAACCACTTCCCCACCGACCCGCACGCCACCTTCTCTTCCTTCTTCCACGGCTCCGACCACTTCGATATCTACTTTGGCCACGATTTTGACAACGAAGACGACCTGTTCAACCCCTTCAGGCGCTTCCCCTTCAGCCACGTGGGCGCCAACCAGGACGGCGGCCTGCGGCGAGGCCAGAGGCGCCTGCAGGGCAAGGCGGTGGTGCACGACCTACCCGTGACCCTGGAGGAGGTCATGCACGGCTGCACCAAGCATATGAAGATCACCCGCAGCCGCCTCAACGCCGATGGGCGGAGCGTGCGATCCGAGGACAAGGTCCTGAACGTGGTGGTGAAGAAAGGATGGAAGGCGGGGACCAAGATCACCTTCCCCAGGGAGGGCGACGAAACGCCCAACAACACCCCGGCGGACGTCACCTTCGTGCTCAGGGACACGGAGCACTCGCAATACAAAAGAGACGGCTCCAACATCGTGTACACGGCCAGCATCACGCTCAAAGAG GCCTTGTGCGGCTGCACCGTCAACGTCCCCACGCTGGACAACCGCATGATGCCTCTGCCGTGCAGCGACGTCATCAAGCCGGGGGCCGTGCGGCGCCTCAGAGGGGAAGGCCTCCCCGTAGCCAAGAGTCCATCCAAACGGGGCGACCTGGTGGTGGAGTTCCAGGTGCTCTTCCCCGACAGGATCCCGCCACAGTCGCGAGAGATCATCAAGCACAGCCTGGGTCAGTGCTAG